One Cohnella candidum genomic region harbors:
- a CDS encoding NAD-dependent epimerase, which produces MKRIMVTGSAGFIGYHTAARLLRDGHEVVGIDNLNAYYDVGLKQARLQRLIDQSPDAFTFERISIADRQQMERVFKEHRPTHVIHMAAQAGVRHSLKEPHEYAESNLVGFLNVLESCRSHSIRHLLFASSSSVYGSNENLPYSEHHSAEHPLSLYAATKKANEMMAHSYAHLYGIPSTGLRFFTVYGPWGRPDMAYYSFARAIVEGRPIQVYNQGRMKRDFTYIDDIVEGIVRLLDRPAVPDPDWDAERPDPAVSSAPYRIYNIGNHEPVPLLDFISILEKELGMPAVKEFLDMQSGDVVETFADTADLRRDVGFAPSTPLEIGLARFAEWFKTYHSVGKEAGK; this is translated from the coding sequence ATGAAACGGATAATGGTTACCGGCAGCGCGGGATTCATCGGTTACCACACGGCGGCGCGGCTCCTTCGGGACGGGCACGAGGTTGTCGGAATCGACAATCTGAACGCCTATTACGACGTCGGTCTCAAGCAAGCCAGGCTGCAGCGGCTGATCGACCAGTCGCCGGACGCATTTACGTTCGAACGAATATCGATTGCGGACCGGCAGCAAATGGAGCGGGTATTCAAGGAACACCGGCCGACGCACGTCATTCATATGGCTGCGCAAGCCGGGGTGAGGCACAGCTTGAAAGAGCCGCATGAGTACGCGGAGTCCAACCTGGTCGGTTTCCTGAACGTTTTGGAAAGCTGCCGCAGCCATTCCATTCGCCATCTGCTGTTTGCTTCCTCGAGCTCGGTATACGGATCGAACGAGAATTTGCCCTATTCCGAGCATCACTCGGCGGAACATCCTCTCAGCTTGTACGCAGCCACGAAAAAAGCGAACGAAATGATGGCCCATTCCTACGCTCATCTGTACGGCATTCCTTCCACCGGTCTGCGTTTTTTCACGGTTTACGGCCCATGGGGGAGACCGGACATGGCCTACTACTCCTTCGCCCGAGCGATCGTGGAAGGCAGACCGATCCAAGTCTACAACCAGGGCCGAATGAAGCGGGACTTCACGTACATCGACGATATCGTGGAAGGCATCGTTCGGCTGTTGGACCGTCCTGCCGTACCGGATCCCGATTGGGATGCCGAGCGTCCGGATCCAGCCGTCAGCAGCGCGCCTTACCGCATTTATAATATCGGGAACCATGAGCCGGTCCCTCTGCTGGATTTCATCTCGATATTGGAAAAAGAACTGGGAATGCCCGCCGTTAAAGAGTTTCTGGATATGCAAAGCGGAGATGTCGTGGAAACGTTCGCGGATACGGCGGACTTGCGGAGGGATGTCGGGTTTGCGCCCAGCACGCCGCTGGAGATCGGATTGGCCCGTTTCGCGGAGTGGTTTAAAACTTATCATTCGGTCGGCAAGGAGGCAGGCAAGTGA
- the fabI gene encoding enoyl-ACP reductase FabI: MDGLLQGKNIVVMGVANERSIAWAIAQSLASQGARLVFTYESERVEERVKKLADTIPGSITLLCNVTSDEDIESLAARLKDEIGVLHGIAHCIAFAKAEELDGAYVNTSRAGFALAHDISVYSLTAVVQRLYPLMTEGGSIVTMTYLGAERALPNYNVMGVAKAALEASVRYIAADLGQHNVRINAISAGPIRTLAAKGIAGFNTILRQVEEKAPLRRTTEAAEVGDTALFLMSHWARGITGEVIYVDNGYNIVGI; encoded by the coding sequence ATGGACGGATTGCTGCAAGGCAAGAACATCGTGGTCATGGGCGTGGCGAACGAACGGAGCATCGCGTGGGCGATCGCGCAGTCGCTGGCATCCCAAGGCGCGCGCTTGGTATTTACATACGAGAGCGAGCGGGTCGAAGAACGCGTGAAAAAACTCGCGGACACGATTCCCGGCTCTATCACGCTTCTCTGCAACGTGACGTCCGACGAGGATATCGAATCGCTCGCCGCCCGCCTGAAAGACGAGATCGGCGTGCTGCACGGCATCGCGCACTGCATCGCTTTCGCCAAGGCAGAGGAGCTGGACGGCGCTTACGTCAACACCTCCCGTGCCGGTTTCGCCCTTGCGCACGACATCAGCGTTTACTCCCTGACGGCAGTCGTTCAGCGGCTGTATCCTCTCATGACCGAGGGCGGCAGCATCGTCACGATGACCTATCTCGGCGCGGAACGCGCCCTTCCGAACTACAACGTCATGGGCGTGGCCAAAGCCGCGCTGGAAGCTTCCGTCCGCTATATCGCGGCGGATTTGGGGCAGCATAACGTCCGGATCAACGCGATTTCCGCCGGTCCGATCCGCACGCTGGCCGCCAAAGGCATCGCCGGATTCAATACGATTTTGCGGCAGGTCGAAGAGAAAGCCCCGCTGCGGCGCACGACGGAGGCGGCCGAGGTCGGCGACACGGCCCTGTTCCTGATGAGCCATTGGGCGCGCGGCATTACGGGTGAAGTCATTTACGTGGACAACGGCTATAATATCGTAGGCATTTGA